Proteins from a single region of Thermodesulfobacteriota bacterium:
- a CDS encoding transposase, translating to MTRRARVDFPGAIHHVYARGIEKRAIYLDDSDRCDFLGRVGSNLAKWHIACCAWALMPNHFHLLVRSDGGCLPSFMQCLLTGYSMYFNDRHKRVGHLFQNRYKSPLIDSIKHCRDVARYIHLNPLRSGIVPSLDALEEYPWTGHRRIVRGGAPGWQDVGLLREAFHGSPAGAEWVPAYLDYLESAVRAPIDLSDFEGIGGQAESDDGPVQLSSGPHEIFTDLLQRISASHGVPIERVLSRDRDYIVIDIRRAILKKCTCSMKIPIAQIARWMGMSAGAARYLLNSCR from the coding sequence ATGACAAGAAGAGCCAGGGTCGATTTCCCGGGGGCGATCCATCACGTTTACGCCCGCGGCATCGAAAAACGAGCCATCTATCTGGACGACAGCGACCGGTGCGATTTCCTCGGGAGGGTGGGCTCCAACCTGGCGAAATGGCATATAGCCTGTTGCGCATGGGCACTTATGCCGAACCATTTTCACCTTCTGGTTCGAAGCGATGGAGGATGTCTCCCCTCATTCATGCAATGCCTGCTGACCGGGTACTCCATGTATTTCAACGACCGGCATAAACGCGTTGGCCACCTGTTCCAGAATCGGTACAAATCGCCGCTTATCGATAGCATCAAGCATTGCCGCGATGTCGCGCGGTACATCCACCTCAATCCGTTGCGTTCGGGAATCGTACCTTCGTTAGACGCTTTGGAGGAGTATCCCTGGACGGGTCACAGGCGGATCGTGCGCGGAGGGGCTCCCGGCTGGCAGGACGTCGGACTGCTGCGCGAGGCTTTCCACGGCTCCCCCGCAGGTGCGGAATGGGTCCCCGCCTATCTCGATTATCTGGAATCGGCGGTCAGAGCTCCGATCGATTTATCCGATTTCGAGGGAATCGGTGGACAAGCAGAATCCGACGATGGGCCAGTGCAGCTCTCTTCCGGGCCGCACGAAATATTTACCGATCTTCTTCAGCGCATTTCCGCTTCGCATGGCGTCCCCATCGAACGGGTGCTTTCCCGGGACAGGGACTACATCGTCATCGATATCCGGAGGGCGATTCTGAAAAAGTGTACGTGCAGCATGAAGATACCGATCGCTCAAATAGCCCGCTGGATGGGGATGTCGGCAGGCGCCGCCCGTTACCTCTTGAATTCCTGCCGTTGA
- a CDS encoding tRNA (adenine-N1)-methyltransferase: MTGTEDGEGHGRIRRGPFRAGEDVLLISPKKEEHLITLAPGKVFGTHKGNLLHDDLIGKPDGCRAWTAMGDEYRAFRPTYIQFIMNQKRHAQIIYPKDTGPILMWADVFPGATVIEAGIGWGALTIKLLEAVGPAGRVVSYEVREDFAVSGEKTVRRYLGECPNLEIKVRDIYEGIDEREVDRIVLDLPEPWNAVAHAREALVPGGILLAYLPSTIQVKQLCDRLAEEGVFPDPDTFEVILRPWHVKGMSVRPVQWMFSHSAFLVVARKTSEPGRS; this comes from the coding sequence ATGACGGGGACGGAGGACGGCGAAGGTCACGGGCGCATCCGCAGGGGGCCCTTCCGGGCGGGGGAGGACGTGCTGCTCATCTCCCCGAAGAAGGAGGAGCATCTGATCACCCTGGCGCCGGGGAAGGTCTTCGGGACCCACAAGGGGAACCTCCTCCACGACGACCTGATCGGGAAGCCTGACGGCTGCCGCGCCTGGACGGCCATGGGCGACGAATACCGCGCCTTCCGTCCCACCTATATCCAGTTCATCATGAACCAGAAGCGGCACGCGCAGATCATCTACCCGAAGGACACGGGGCCGATCCTGATGTGGGCCGACGTGTTCCCGGGCGCGACCGTGATCGAGGCGGGCATCGGCTGGGGCGCCCTGACGATCAAGCTGCTGGAGGCGGTGGGCCCGGCGGGCAGGGTCGTCTCCTACGAGGTGCGGGAGGATTTCGCGGTCAGCGGCGAGAAGACGGTACGCCGCTACCTCGGCGAGTGCCCGAACCTCGAGATCAAGGTCCGGGACATCTATGAAGGGATCGACGAACGGGAGGTCGACCGGATCGTGCTCGACCTTCCCGAGCCCTGGAACGCGGTTGCCCATGCCCGGGAGGCGCTCGTCCCGGGGGGGATCCTGCTCGCCTACCTTCCCTCCACCATCCAGGTGAAGCAGCTTTGCGACCGGCTCGCCGAAGAGGGCGTCTTCCCGGATCCCGATACCTTCGAGGTCATCCTCCGCCCCTGGCACGTGAAAGGGATGTCCGTCCGCCCCGTCCAGTGGATGTTCTCGCACTCCGCGTTCCTGGTGGTGGCGCGGAAGACGTCAGAACCGGGACGTTCCTGA
- a CDS encoding ATP-binding protein produces the protein MKCKRCRKAAAAIELPSHHSAFCPECFFVFFRRQVREGIRRHRLLSPRERVLVCVSGGKDSLVLWDVLMEMEYETEGLYIDLGIEGYSDRSREKVLAYARGKGKEPIVVELAKEGIPIPEAARCVRMQECSICGTVKRYFFNRVAAEGKFDVVATGHNLDDEAARLLGNLLHWQREHLSRQHPHLPAAGEGLVRKVKPLWRVSELETAAYGFLKGIDYVTEECPMSEHATSLVYKEALSLIEEKMPGSRIVFYQGFLDESNPLRRAPGEGAALGCAAEGGLAEGAMPEGAVARGKEAAMPCASCGAPTFTETCSFCRLKELVRRKRGEREKGVSG, from the coding sequence GTGAAGTGCAAGCGCTGCCGGAAGGCGGCTGCCGCGATCGAGCTGCCAAGCCACCACTCCGCCTTCTGCCCCGAATGCTTCTTCGTCTTCTTCCGGCGACAGGTCCGGGAAGGGATACGGAGGCACCGCCTCCTGTCGCCGAGGGAGCGCGTGCTGGTGTGCGTGTCGGGCGGCAAGGACAGCCTGGTGCTCTGGGACGTCCTCATGGAGATGGAGTATGAGACGGAAGGACTCTACATCGACCTGGGGATCGAGGGGTACTCGGACCGCTCCAGGGAAAAGGTGCTCGCCTACGCGCGCGGCAAGGGGAAGGAGCCGATCGTCGTCGAGCTGGCGAAGGAGGGGATTCCGATCCCGGAAGCGGCGCGCTGCGTGCGGATGCAGGAGTGCTCCATCTGCGGGACCGTGAAGCGGTACTTCTTCAACCGGGTGGCCGCGGAGGGGAAATTCGACGTCGTGGCGACCGGGCACAACCTCGACGACGAGGCGGCGCGCCTGCTGGGGAACCTGCTCCACTGGCAGAGGGAGCACCTGTCGCGCCAGCACCCGCACCTTCCCGCGGCGGGCGAGGGGCTGGTGCGGAAGGTGAAGCCGCTGTGGCGGGTGTCCGAGCTCGAGACGGCCGCGTACGGCTTCCTGAAGGGGATCGACTACGTGACCGAGGAGTGCCCGATGAGCGAGCACGCCACCTCGCTCGTCTACAAGGAGGCGCTGTCGCTGATCGAGGAGAAGATGCCGGGATCGCGCATCGTCTTCTACCAGGGCTTCCTCGATGAATCGAACCCGCTGCGGAGGGCGCCGGGAGAAGGCGCAGCTTTGGGCTGCGCGGCCGAGGGCGGCTTGGCCGAGGGCGCCATGCCCGAAGGCGCCGTGGCGAGGGGGAAGGAGGCGGCAATGCCGTGCGCGTCGTGCGGCGCGCCCACTTTCACCGAGACGTGCTCCTTCTGCCGTCTGAAGGAGCTCGTCCGCCGGAAGCGCGGGGAACGCGAAAAGGGGGTTTCCGGATGA
- a CDS encoding MoaD/ThiS family protein: MGGGISSCSILYNAPMIRVRIPQKKKELEVPGPRRVMDILADAGVRPATVIVTQGRKLLTKDHRVEDGETIEVISVVSGG, encoded by the coding sequence CTGGGGGGGGGAATTTCATCCTGTTCCATCCTGTATAATGCTCCGATGATCCGCGTCCGCATTCCCCAGAAGAAGAAGGAGCTCGAGGTCCCCGGCCCCCGGCGTGTGATGGACATCCTCGCCGACGCGGGAGTGCGCCCCGCCACGGTGATCGTCACGCAGGGGAGGAAGCTCCTCACCAAGGACCACCGCGTGGAGGACGGGGAGACGATCGAGGTCATCTCCGTCGTCTCGGGCGGGTAG
- a CDS encoding Fic family protein, translating to MKLPEPTPDLASIRFKDPARLVALLTSSEAQKYVVRANQEYLHWERAKYLDLPASIPAEDLWLLIKLSRTSNMKSIPLADPVGNSFGFWLPDPVLSELHFIDQNAGGSILIDNPQLSSEARERYLISSLMEEAIASSQIEGAATTRKVAKEMLREGRPPKNKAEKMILNNYQTIRRIKAFLGQPLSLEILHELHRSLTEGTLDDPAAAGRFRSGDDICVIDESDGQILHVPPPARDLPTRMEKFLSFANDKDDEPFIHPVVRAILLHFWLGYEHPYVDGNGRTARAVFYWYMLSRNYWLFEYSSISRIILKSVRQYARAYLYSETDGRDITYFLVYHLKAIRLALEELHRYLARKQEEMRKATAMLHNVPDLNYRQIALLQHAVKHAGAVYTIESHKNSHNVVRATASADLADLVERGFLSRKRLNRRYYFVAVPDVAKKLAIPELSI from the coding sequence ATGAAACTACCGGAACCTACGCCTGATTTGGCTTCCATTCGCTTCAAGGATCCAGCCAGGCTTGTCGCTCTTCTCACCTCAAGCGAAGCCCAAAAGTACGTCGTCAGGGCCAATCAGGAATATCTGCATTGGGAAAGAGCCAAATACCTGGATTTGCCCGCCTCTATTCCTGCGGAAGATTTATGGCTTCTCATCAAGCTGTCGAGAACATCCAACATGAAGTCGATTCCGCTTGCCGATCCCGTCGGTAACAGCTTTGGCTTCTGGCTTCCGGATCCGGTTCTGAGTGAGCTGCACTTCATCGACCAGAACGCCGGCGGCAGTATCCTGATCGATAATCCGCAGCTTTCCTCCGAAGCCAGGGAGAGATATCTGATCAGTTCCCTCATGGAAGAGGCGATCGCCTCCAGTCAGATCGAAGGAGCGGCGACGACGAGGAAAGTCGCCAAGGAAATGCTGCGCGAAGGGCGCCCGCCGAAAAACAAGGCGGAGAAGATGATCCTGAACAACTATCAAACGATCCGCAGGATAAAGGCCTTCCTTGGACAACCTCTCAGCCTGGAAATCCTCCATGAACTGCACAGGTCATTGACGGAAGGCACTCTGGACGATCCTGCCGCGGCAGGCCGTTTTCGCTCCGGGGATGATATCTGTGTGATCGATGAAAGCGACGGCCAGATATTGCATGTACCGCCGCCTGCCCGGGATCTCCCGACAAGGATGGAGAAGTTTCTCTCCTTCGCAAACGACAAGGACGACGAACCGTTCATACACCCGGTGGTGCGCGCCATACTGCTTCACTTCTGGCTTGGGTACGAGCATCCATACGTCGATGGAAACGGGAGAACGGCTCGTGCCGTTTTTTATTGGTACATGCTTTCCCGTAACTATTGGCTTTTCGAGTACTCGAGCATCTCCAGGATCATCCTGAAATCCGTCAGGCAATATGCCAGGGCATATTTGTACTCGGAGACCGATGGCAGGGATATCACGTATTTCCTTGTGTACCATCTGAAGGCGATCCGCCTGGCATTGGAAGAGCTGCACCGTTACCTGGCGCGGAAACAGGAAGAAATGAGGAAGGCGACGGCCATGCTTCACAATGTGCCCGACCTCAACTACAGGCAAATCGCCCTTCTCCAGCATGCGGTGAAGCACGCAGGAGCCGTTTACACGATCGAGTCCCATAAGAACTCGCACAATGTCGTCCGGGCAACGGCGAGCGCGGACCTGGCGGACCTTGTCGAGAGGGGATTCCTGAGCAGGAAGAGATTGAACCGGCGGTACTATTTCGTGGCGGTGCCGGATGTCGCGAAAAAGCTGGCCATTCCTGAATTGTCAATTTGA